From Proteiniborus sp. MB09-C3, the proteins below share one genomic window:
- a CDS encoding chromate transporter, with protein MKKHLEMFSAFFKIGAFTIGGGYAMVPLIEAEVVDKKKWIEKDEFVDTLALAQSAPGPIAVNTAVFVGFKMDRYRGAFFTTLGAVLPSFLIILAIATFFSQIRDIQEIESAFKAIRPAVVALIASSVISLSKSSKLKGKALIIPIAVALCVKYFKITPIIFIILAVIGGNIYMAKKGGKE; from the coding sequence ATGAAAAAACATTTAGAAATGTTTTCAGCTTTTTTCAAAATAGGTGCATTTACAATAGGCGGAGGATATGCCATGGTACCACTCATTGAGGCTGAAGTTGTAGATAAGAAAAAATGGATTGAAAAAGATGAATTTGTAGACACTCTGGCATTAGCTCAATCTGCACCAGGGCCTATAGCAGTAAATACAGCTGTATTTGTGGGCTTTAAAATGGATAGATATAGAGGCGCCTTTTTTACTACATTAGGAGCAGTATTGCCTTCATTTCTGATTATTTTAGCAATAGCTACTTTCTTTAGTCAGATAAGAGACATACAAGAAATTGAAAGTGCATTTAAAGCCATAAGACCTGCTGTAGTGGCCTTAATAGCTTCTTCAGTCATTAGCCTATCTAAAAGCTCCAAGTTAAAGGGAAAAGCCTTAATAATTCCCATAGCCGTAGCTCTTTGTGTCAAATATTTTAAAATAACTCCTATTATATTTATTATATTAGCCGTTATTGGAGGAAATATTTACATGGCTAAAAAGGGAGGTAAAGAATAA
- a CDS encoding chromate transporter: protein MVYLSLFITFFKIGLFSFGGGYAMLPLIQTEVVDINNWVSISEFTDIVAISQITPGPIAINSATYIGYTVTNGILGSFFATLGVTLPSVIIMLIICNFFFKFKNNKYVENAFVGLRPVVVGLVLSAMLLLINKETFIDYKSIIFFALAFFATYKYKMNPILITFVAGILGYFIY from the coding sequence ATGGTTTACCTAAGCCTTTTCATTACATTTTTTAAAATAGGGCTTTTTAGCTTTGGTGGAGGATATGCCATGCTGCCTCTTATACAGACAGAAGTAGTTGATATCAATAATTGGGTTAGTATCAGTGAATTTACGGATATAGTTGCTATATCACAGATTACACCAGGGCCTATTGCAATAAATAGTGCTACATATATTGGATATACAGTTACAAATGGTATTTTAGGCTCGTTTTTTGCCACACTAGGAGTTACACTACCATCTGTAATTATAATGCTGATAATATGCAATTTCTTTTTTAAATTTAAGAATAACAAGTATGTAGAAAATGCATTTGTAGGACTTAGGCCGGTAGTAGTAGGACTTGTATTATCAGCAATGCTGCTATTAATTAATAAAGAAACCTTTATCGATTATAAAAGCATTATATTTTTTGCACTAGCTTTTTTTGCAACATATAAATATAAAATGAATCCCATACTAATAACATTTGTGGCAGGGATTTTAGGGTATTTCATATATTAA